The proteins below are encoded in one region of Tolumonas auensis DSM 9187:
- a CDS encoding O-acetylserine/cysteine exporter, giving the protein MSPKDWGFALLIVFAWGFNFVIIHWGLDGVPPLLLGALRFTLVAFPAILFVPRPRISWRWLLAYGLTISFGQFAFLFTAMKIGMPAGIASLVLQSQVLFTLLFAALLLREHWLPHQPFTLGIAALGLFVLATQQGQNGMTLAGFLLTVAAAASWGMGNIINRYITREGSLNLLSLVVWSGLIPPVPFFIASYWLEGPALIAESLQQIQLHSVLAVVYLALVATLYGYVAWGRLLQRYPVAQVAPLTLLVPLVGLMCARLFLDEQLTRWQWLGILLVLLGLVLNIFWPRYLRLRRQSAQQQPKA; this is encoded by the coding sequence ATGTCGCCCAAAGACTGGGGGTTTGCATTACTGATTGTTTTCGCCTGGGGTTTTAACTTTGTCATCATTCACTGGGGACTGGATGGTGTACCGCCCTTGTTACTTGGTGCGCTGCGTTTCACTCTGGTTGCCTTCCCCGCCATCCTGTTCGTTCCCCGGCCCCGGATCTCCTGGCGCTGGTTGCTGGCATATGGCCTCACGATCAGTTTTGGTCAGTTTGCCTTCCTGTTTACAGCCATGAAGATTGGCATGCCAGCCGGTATTGCCTCATTAGTTTTGCAATCTCAGGTATTGTTTACCCTGTTGTTTGCAGCCTTGTTGTTACGGGAACATTGGCTGCCACATCAGCCGTTTACTCTGGGTATTGCGGCGCTGGGACTGTTCGTACTGGCGACGCAACAGGGGCAAAATGGTATGACGCTGGCTGGTTTTCTGCTGACCGTGGCCGCTGCCGCCAGTTGGGGGATGGGAAATATCATCAACCGCTACATTACCCGGGAAGGTTCACTGAACCTGCTCAGTCTGGTGGTATGGAGTGGCCTGATTCCGCCGGTTCCCTTTTTCATCGCTTCATATTGGCTGGAAGGCCCCGCGCTGATCGCTGAAAGTCTGCAACAAATCCAGCTGCACTCTGTTTTGGCCGTGGTTTATCTGGCGCTGGTCGCCACGCTCTATGGCTATGTGGCCTGGGGACGTCTGCTGCAGCGTTATCCGGTCGCGCAGGTAGCGCCATTAACATTGCTGGTGCCATTAGTCGGCTTAATGTGCGCCCGCTTGTTTCTGGATGAACAACTGACCCGCTGGCAATGGCTGGGGATTTTGCTGGTTCTTCTGGGTCTGGTGCTGAATATTTTCTGGCCCCGGTACCTCAGACTTCGTCGGCAAAGTGCACAGCAGCAACCCAAAGCCTGA
- a CDS encoding efflux RND transporter periplasmic adaptor subunit produces the protein MVFLKKRWLYFLLPLLAMFAVFAVLQRPEPVQYITSPVRYGNIEQTVLASGTLNAVNQVNVGSQVSGQLKSLKVALGDQVTKDQLIAEIDPILQQYTLRQAQASLDSAKAQKQAKQALLRQYELAYRRQQQMWRQDATSKASLEEAAATLDTTRAAINQLDAEITSAQVSVDTAKANLGYTRITAPISGTVVSIVTKEGQTVAASQSVPTIIKLANLDTMTVKAEISEADVIHVKPGMSVWFTTLGDPDKRYHATLRAIEPASTSDSSDDDSSSSSSSSSDSSSSSSSAVYYNGLFDIANMDHKLRVSMTAQVTIVSGEAKNVLLVPIAAVENNAQQQSTVRVLEQGKVISKIIQTGLKDSLNIQIISGLKEKEQVILGDSQSSTDNAGNSGQMMPPPGP, from the coding sequence GTGGTATTTTTAAAAAAACGATGGTTATATTTTCTGTTACCGTTGCTGGCAATGTTTGCGGTATTTGCCGTACTGCAACGCCCGGAGCCGGTGCAGTACATCACCTCTCCGGTCCGTTATGGCAATATTGAGCAAACGGTACTGGCCAGCGGTACATTAAATGCGGTCAATCAGGTCAATGTCGGCTCTCAGGTTTCCGGCCAGCTGAAATCACTGAAAGTGGCATTGGGCGATCAGGTCACCAAAGATCAGCTGATTGCCGAAATTGACCCTATTCTGCAGCAATATACTTTACGTCAGGCGCAGGCCAGTCTGGACAGTGCGAAAGCACAAAAACAGGCTAAACAGGCTCTACTCCGTCAGTATGAACTGGCCTATCGCCGGCAACAGCAGATGTGGCGGCAGGATGCGACGTCCAAAGCCAGTCTGGAAGAAGCCGCGGCTACGCTGGATACCACCCGGGCTGCAATTAACCAGCTGGATGCGGAGATCACCTCTGCTCAGGTGTCAGTTGATACGGCGAAAGCCAATCTGGGTTATACCCGGATTACCGCGCCCATCAGTGGTACCGTCGTTTCTATCGTGACCAAAGAGGGACAAACCGTAGCCGCTTCTCAGTCCGTCCCCACCATTATCAAACTGGCCAATCTGGATACCATGACCGTGAAGGCTGAAATATCGGAAGCCGATGTGATCCATGTTAAACCGGGGATGAGTGTCTGGTTCACCACCTTGGGTGATCCGGATAAGCGGTATCATGCCACGTTAAGAGCCATCGAACCGGCATCAACCTCAGACAGCAGTGATGATGATAGTTCCTCCAGCAGCTCAAGTTCATCCGACTCATCGTCTTCATCTTCCAGCGCGGTCTATTACAACGGTTTATTTGATATCGCTAATATGGATCACAAATTGCGCGTATCGATGACGGCACAAGTGACGATTGTCTCCGGTGAAGCGAAGAATGTGCTGTTAGTGCCGATTGCTGCTGTTGAAAATAATGCGCAACAGCAATCCACGGTCCGGGTGCTGGAACAAGGTAAAGTCATCAGTAAAATCATTCAGACCGGATTAAAAGACAGCCTCAATATTCAGATCATCAGCGGTCTGAAAGAAAAAGAACAGGTCATCCTGGGGGATAGTCAGAGCAGTACTGACAATGCCGGCAATTCCGGGCAGATGATGCCACCACCTGGTCCATGA
- a CDS encoding efflux transporter outer membrane subunit yields the protein MNKLSPLYLALCILTACSQHTASPPQKDLSPATPAQWQNNLFSAQEVLKQAHWWQAFQDPALDQLIQQVLEKNNDLAVAALKVRQARLNAGLTATNLTPDLSAALSAEKQKTWQQTAAVNSNDTATYNTALSLNYELDLWGKLADERAAANFEAEATEQDRQASALSLIGTTATLYWQQGYLNEQIRLNQESLTYTRQALKIANAHYQAGANSKLDVLQAEQSVASQLASHELLLQQREENQNALAILLDQPPGATLPLPSALPVTPIPDIPAGLPADVLAQRPDVKAAELRVRSDYATRQYTAKSYYPTFSLTGALSTGSEQLHSVLRNPTGSIGTGLTLPFIEWQTTRLSIAKQQVVYEQTVRNFRQTFYTALSEVENQLSARQHYLNAASQLVHSLALAQQTETITAVRYHAGEIEMQNWLEQQENRRTAEKELLDNRYQQLTTQLALYQALGGNPARQQN from the coding sequence GTGAATAAACTATCCCCGCTTTATCTGGCGCTTTGTATCTTGACTGCCTGCAGCCAGCACACCGCGTCTCCACCGCAAAAGGATTTATCTCCGGCCACACCTGCGCAGTGGCAAAATAACTTGTTTTCAGCGCAGGAAGTGCTTAAACAGGCACATTGGTGGCAGGCATTCCAGGATCCCGCACTGGATCAACTGATCCAGCAGGTATTAGAAAAAAACAATGATCTGGCTGTTGCGGCACTTAAAGTCAGACAGGCGCGCCTGAATGCCGGCCTTACCGCGACCAATTTAACGCCCGATTTATCTGCCGCCCTCAGTGCAGAAAAACAAAAAACATGGCAACAGACAGCCGCCGTGAACAGCAACGACACTGCTACATACAACACGGCACTTTCACTCAATTATGAACTGGATCTGTGGGGAAAGCTGGCTGATGAACGGGCTGCTGCCAACTTTGAAGCGGAAGCAACGGAGCAGGATCGACAAGCATCGGCACTATCTCTTATTGGTACGACCGCGACGCTGTACTGGCAACAAGGTTATCTGAATGAGCAGATCCGGCTTAATCAGGAGAGTCTGACCTATACCCGGCAAGCACTGAAAATAGCGAATGCGCATTATCAGGCCGGTGCGAACAGCAAGCTTGATGTATTACAGGCCGAACAGAGTGTCGCCAGCCAGCTGGCAAGTCATGAATTACTCCTCCAGCAAAGAGAAGAGAACCAGAATGCACTGGCTATCTTGCTGGATCAGCCGCCAGGAGCCACTTTGCCGCTGCCGTCAGCGCTGCCGGTCACACCAATACCCGATATACCAGCCGGTTTACCTGCCGATGTACTGGCGCAACGCCCTGATGTTAAAGCGGCTGAATTACGGGTACGTTCTGACTATGCCACCCGCCAGTACACGGCAAAAAGTTACTATCCGACATTTAGTCTGACCGGTGCACTGAGTACCGGTAGTGAACAATTACATTCCGTATTGCGAAATCCGACAGGCAGCATAGGGACTGGATTGACTCTACCTTTTATTGAATGGCAGACTACCCGCCTGAGTATTGCAAAACAGCAAGTGGTGTATGAGCAGACCGTCCGAAATTTCCGGCAAACGTTTTATACCGCACTATCTGAAGTTGAAAATCAGCTGTCTGCCCGGCAGCATTATCTGAATGCCGCCTCTCAACTGGTCCATTCACTGGCACTGGCGCAGCAAACAGAAACGATCACCGCCGTACGTTATCACGCCGGTGAGATTGAGATGCAGAACTGGCTGGAACAGCAGGAAAACCGTCGCACAGCGGAAAAAGAACTGCTGGATAATCGCTATCAGCAACTGACAACCCAGCTGGCACTGTACCAGGCACTGGGTGGAAATCCCGCCCGGCAACAGAATTAA
- a CDS encoding MacB family efflux pump subunit: MKMMQTPPLMELQQISRHFQTGDERLTVLHEISLSIYAGEMVAIIGASGSGKSTLMNILGCLDRPSSGDYRVNGRSTATLSSDQLADLRRDCFGFIFQHYHLLSHLKAEGNVEIPAIYAAQHKHTRIQRARSLLQRLGLADKQSNRPGQLSGGQQQRVSIARALMNGGDVILADEPTGALDSQSGKEVMQILRQLHRQGHTIVLVTHDQNIAAHAERVIEISDGRIIADHRQTASHIELPDNDASLPEQPAEPHTFRWWSRQWTRFSEAFRMAWISMLTHRMRTLLTMLGIIIGITAVVSVVAVGQGARNKVISDISSMGTNTIDVYPGKDWGDRNASAIQTLTPQDLPLLSGQIYTDSVTPNVSTNALLRDGGQALKAMVYGVAGQYFQVKDLQMVFGKAFDQRAVEQLEPVVVIDHNTRIKLYGEHINPVGKVILLNNLPCRIIGVTAEKKSSFDTQNLNAWLPYTSAMYRLMGQHYFSSVSVRIKDGVSSGIAEQQIIKLLTRAHGRKDFYTRNSDSILQTIEKTTATLTLLISSIAVISLIVGGIGVMNIMLVSVTERTREIGIRMAVGARQQDILQQFLIEAVMVCLLGGSLGILLSFAVSAVFSMLVSSMQMAFSIWSLLAAFLCSSLIGVLFGYLPARNAARLDPIEALARE, translated from the coding sequence ATGAAAATGATGCAAACACCGCCCTTAATGGAACTGCAGCAAATCAGTCGTCATTTTCAGACCGGCGATGAACGGCTGACCGTCCTGCATGAGATCAGTCTCAGTATTTACGCCGGTGAAATGGTTGCCATCATCGGTGCATCCGGCTCAGGTAAATCGACGTTGATGAATATACTGGGCTGTCTGGATCGCCCCAGCAGTGGTGACTATCGCGTCAATGGCCGGAGTACCGCAACGCTGAGCAGTGACCAACTCGCTGATCTGCGCCGGGATTGCTTCGGTTTCATCTTCCAGCATTATCACCTGCTCTCACATCTGAAGGCAGAAGGTAATGTCGAGATCCCGGCTATTTATGCCGCACAGCATAAGCACACGCGAATTCAGCGCGCCCGTTCACTGCTGCAGCGTCTGGGGCTGGCGGATAAACAAAGTAACCGGCCGGGTCAGCTTTCCGGCGGCCAGCAACAACGCGTCAGTATTGCCCGGGCGCTGATGAATGGTGGTGATGTGATTCTGGCGGATGAACCTACCGGTGCGCTGGACAGTCAGAGTGGCAAAGAGGTCATGCAGATCCTGCGGCAGCTTCACCGGCAGGGACACACTATCGTGCTGGTCACTCACGATCAAAATATAGCTGCCCACGCCGAACGGGTAATAGAGATCAGTGACGGACGTATTATTGCCGATCATCGCCAGACCGCCAGTCATATTGAACTGCCGGATAATGACGCCAGCTTACCGGAGCAGCCGGCAGAACCACATACTTTCCGCTGGTGGAGCCGGCAATGGACCCGTTTTTCTGAAGCATTCCGAATGGCCTGGATCTCGATGCTCACGCACCGGATGCGAACCTTACTGACCATGCTCGGGATCATCATCGGTATCACGGCTGTCGTCAGTGTGGTGGCCGTCGGTCAGGGAGCAAGGAATAAGGTCATCAGTGATATCAGCTCAATGGGTACCAATACCATTGATGTTTATCCCGGAAAAGACTGGGGTGATCGCAATGCCAGCGCGATCCAGACACTTACGCCCCAGGATTTACCCTTACTCAGCGGGCAGATTTATACCGACAGCGTGACACCCAACGTCAGCACGAATGCTCTGCTACGTGATGGTGGACAGGCACTGAAAGCCATGGTGTATGGCGTCGCCGGACAATATTTCCAGGTAAAAGATCTGCAGATGGTTTTTGGTAAAGCATTTGATCAACGTGCCGTGGAACAACTCGAACCAGTCGTGGTCATTGATCATAACACCCGGATCAAACTCTATGGTGAGCACATCAATCCGGTTGGCAAAGTGATCCTGCTGAATAACCTGCCCTGCCGCATCATTGGTGTCACTGCAGAAAAAAAGAGCTCGTTTGATACGCAGAATCTGAATGCCTGGTTGCCTTACACATCCGCGATGTACCGGTTAATGGGGCAGCACTATTTCAGCTCAGTTTCCGTTCGCATTAAAGACGGGGTTTCCAGCGGTATTGCTGAACAACAGATCATTAAACTCCTGACCCGGGCACATGGCCGTAAAGATTTTTATACCCGTAACAGTGACAGTATACTGCAAACGATCGAGAAAACGACCGCCACGCTGACACTGCTGATTTCATCCATTGCCGTGATCTCACTGATTGTCGGTGGCATCGGCGTCATGAATATCATGCTGGTTTCCGTCACCGAACGGACACGGGAAATTGGTATCCGCATGGCGGTCGGCGCCCGGCAACAAGATATCCTGCAACAATTTCTGATTGAAGCGGTGATGGTCTGTCTGCTCGGTGGCAGTTTGGGGATCCTGTTATCATTCGCTGTCAGCGCTGTCTTTTCTATGCTTGTCAGCAGTATGCAAATGGCATTTTCCATTTGGTCATTGCTCGCAGCATTCCTGTGTTCATCATTAATTGGCGTACTGTTTGGCTATCTGCCAGCCCGCAATGCTGCCCGGCTTGATCCGATAGAGGCACTGGCCCGTGAATAA